Proteins from a single region of Macrotis lagotis isolate mMagLag1 chromosome 2, bilby.v1.9.chrom.fasta, whole genome shotgun sequence:
- the CSNK1E gene encoding casein kinase I isoform X2 yields MMQGGVGIPSIKWCGAEGDYNVMVMELLGPSLEDLFNFCSRKFSLKTVLLLADQMISRIEYIHSKNFIHRDVKPDNFLMGLGKKGNLVYIIDFGLAKKYRDARTHQHIPYRENKNLTGTARYASINTHLGIEQSRRDDLESLGYVLMYFNLGSLPWQGLKAATKRQKYERISEKKMSTPIEVLCKGYPSEFSTYLNFCRSLRFDDKPDYSYLRQLFRNLFHRQGFSYDYVFDWNMLKFGAARNPEDMDRERREHEREERMGQLRGSATRALPPGPPAGVSANRLRNVAEPVASNPASRIQQAGNTSPRAISRVDRERKVSMRLHRGAPANVSSSDLTGRQEVSRISASQTSVPFDHLGK; encoded by the exons ATGATGCAGGGAGGAG TGGGGATCCCTTCCATCAAGTGGTGTGGCGCTGAAGGGGACTACAACGTCATGGTGATGGAGCTACTGGGCCCCAGCCTAGAAGACCTTTTCAATTTCTGCTCCCGCAAGTTCAGCCTCAAGACCGTCCTTCTCTTGGCCGACCAGATG ATCAGCCGCATTGAGTACATCCACTCTAAGAACTTCATCCACCGGGACGTGAAACCGGATAACTTCCTCATGGGCCTGGGCAAGAAGGGAAACCTGGTGTACATCATTGATTTTGGCCTGGCCAAGAAATACCGGGATGCTCGCACCCACCAGCATATACCCTATCGGGAAAACAAAAATCTGACTGGCACTGCCCGTTATGCTTCCATCAACACCCACTTGGGCATTG AGCAAAGCCGTCGAGATGACCTGGAGAGTTTGGGTTACGTGCTCATGTATTTCAACCTGGGCTCCCTGCCCTGGCAGGGTCTTAAAGCGGCCACCAAGAGGCAGAAGTATGAACGTATTAGTGAGAAGAAGATGTCTACACCCATTGAGGTCCTTTGCAAAGGATACCCCT CTGAGTTCTCCACATACCTCAACTTCTGCCGCTCTCTCCGGTTCGATGACAAGCCAGATTACTCCTACCTGAGACAGCTCTTCCGTAACCTCTTTCACCGCCAGGGCTTCTCCTATGACTATGTCTTTGACTGGAACATGCTCAAATTC ggTGCAGCCCGGAACCCCGAGGATATGGACCGAGAGCGGCGGGAGCAcgagagagaggagaggatgggccagtTGCGAGGATCTGCTACACGGGCGCTCCCCCCAGGACCCCCTGCTGGTGTCAGTGCCAACCGTCTACGCAACGTGGCCGAGCCCGTGGCTTCCAACCCAGCCTCCCGCATCCAGCAAGCTG GCAATACTTCTCCCAGAGCGATCTCACGGGTAGACAGGGAGAGGAAGGTGAGCATGAGGTTACACCGAGGGGCCCCGGCCAACGTCTCCTCCTCCGACCTCACAGGACGCCAAGAGGTGTCTCGGATTTCAGCATCACAG ACAAGCGTGCCATTTGACCACCTTGGGAAGTGA
- the CSNK1E gene encoding casein kinase I isoform X1 yields MMQGGVGIPSIKWCGAEGDYNVMVMELLGPSLEDLFNFCSRKFSLKTVLLLADQMISRIEYIHSKNFIHRDVKPDNFLMGLGKKGNLVYIIDFGLAKKYRDARTHQHIPYRENKNLTGTARYASINTHLGIEQSRRDDLESLGYVLMYFNLGSLPWQGLKAATKRQKYERISEKKMSTPIEVLCKGYPSEFSTYLNFCRSLRFDDKPDYSYLRQLFRNLFHRQGFSYDYVFDWNMLKFMRPPSSQPPALPCAAPRDQLGCSPEPRGYGPRAAGARERGEDGPVARICYTGAPPRTPCWCQCQPSTQRGRARGFQPSLPHPASWQYFSQSDLTGRQGEEGEHEVTPRGPGQRLLLRPHRTPRGVSDFSITDKRAI; encoded by the exons ATGATGCAGGGAGGAG TGGGGATCCCTTCCATCAAGTGGTGTGGCGCTGAAGGGGACTACAACGTCATGGTGATGGAGCTACTGGGCCCCAGCCTAGAAGACCTTTTCAATTTCTGCTCCCGCAAGTTCAGCCTCAAGACCGTCCTTCTCTTGGCCGACCAGATG ATCAGCCGCATTGAGTACATCCACTCTAAGAACTTCATCCACCGGGACGTGAAACCGGATAACTTCCTCATGGGCCTGGGCAAGAAGGGAAACCTGGTGTACATCATTGATTTTGGCCTGGCCAAGAAATACCGGGATGCTCGCACCCACCAGCATATACCCTATCGGGAAAACAAAAATCTGACTGGCACTGCCCGTTATGCTTCCATCAACACCCACTTGGGCATTG AGCAAAGCCGTCGAGATGACCTGGAGAGTTTGGGTTACGTGCTCATGTATTTCAACCTGGGCTCCCTGCCCTGGCAGGGTCTTAAAGCGGCCACCAAGAGGCAGAAGTATGAACGTATTAGTGAGAAGAAGATGTCTACACCCATTGAGGTCCTTTGCAAAGGATACCCCT CTGAGTTCTCCACATACCTCAACTTCTGCCGCTCTCTCCGGTTCGATGACAAGCCAGATTACTCCTACCTGAGACAGCTCTTCCGTAACCTCTTTCACCGCCAGGGCTTCTCCTATGACTATGTCTTTGACTGGAACATGCTCAAATTC ATGCGGCCCCCTTCCAGTCAGCCCCCTGCCCTTCCCTGCGCTGCTCCCCGGGACCAATTAG ggTGCAGCCCGGAACCCCGAGGATATGGACCGAGAGCGGCGGGAGCAcgagagagaggagaggatgggccagtTGCGAGGATCTGCTACACGGGCGCTCCCCCCAGGACCCCCTGCTGGTGTCAGTGCCAACCGTCTACGCAACGTGGCCGAGCCCGTGGCTTCCAACCCAGCCTCCCGCATCCAGCAAGCTG GCAATACTTCTCCCAGAGCGATCTCACGGGTAGACAGGGAGAGGAAGGTGAGCATGAGGTTACACCGAGGGGCCCCGGCCAACGTCTCCTCCTCCGACCTCACAGGACGCCAAGAGGTGTCTCGGATTTCAGCATCACAG ACAAGCGTGCCATTTGA
- the CSNK1E gene encoding casein kinase I isoform X3, protein MMQGGVGIPSIKWCGAEGDYNVMVMELLGPSLEDLFNFCSRKFSLKTVLLLADQMISRIEYIHSKNFIHRDVKPDNFLMGLGKKGNLVYIIDFGLAKKYRDARTHQHIPYRENKNLTGTARYASINTHLGIEQSRRDDLESLGYVLMYFNLGSLPWQGLKAATKRQKYERISEKKMSTPIEVLCKGYPSEFSTYLNFCRSLRFDDKPDYSYLRQLFRNLFHRQGFSYDYVFDWNMLKFGATPGQSRSFEKEVNPQPGHSGQPMCWCPTPLGTLCHAEEQVKEVEEMEEMGHLSHWPVIWTQGPQF, encoded by the exons ATGATGCAGGGAGGAG TGGGGATCCCTTCCATCAAGTGGTGTGGCGCTGAAGGGGACTACAACGTCATGGTGATGGAGCTACTGGGCCCCAGCCTAGAAGACCTTTTCAATTTCTGCTCCCGCAAGTTCAGCCTCAAGACCGTCCTTCTCTTGGCCGACCAGATG ATCAGCCGCATTGAGTACATCCACTCTAAGAACTTCATCCACCGGGACGTGAAACCGGATAACTTCCTCATGGGCCTGGGCAAGAAGGGAAACCTGGTGTACATCATTGATTTTGGCCTGGCCAAGAAATACCGGGATGCTCGCACCCACCAGCATATACCCTATCGGGAAAACAAAAATCTGACTGGCACTGCCCGTTATGCTTCCATCAACACCCACTTGGGCATTG AGCAAAGCCGTCGAGATGACCTGGAGAGTTTGGGTTACGTGCTCATGTATTTCAACCTGGGCTCCCTGCCCTGGCAGGGTCTTAAAGCGGCCACCAAGAGGCAGAAGTATGAACGTATTAGTGAGAAGAAGATGTCTACACCCATTGAGGTCCTTTGCAAAGGATACCCCT CTGAGTTCTCCACATACCTCAACTTCTGCCGCTCTCTCCGGTTCGATGACAAGCCAGATTACTCCTACCTGAGACAGCTCTTCCGTAACCTCTTTCACCGCCAGGGCTTCTCCTATGACTATGTCTTTGACTGGAACATGCTCAAATTC GGAGCTACCCCGGGACAGTCTCGTTCTTTCGAGAAAGAAGTCAACCCACAGCCAGGCCACTCAGGCCAACCTATGTGCTG GTGCCCAACGCCCCTGGGCACCCTGTGCCATGCAGAAGAGCAGGTGAAGGAGGTTGAGGAGATGGAGGAGATGGGCCATCTTAGCCACTGGCCTGTGATCTGGACCCAAGGGCCCCAGTTCTGA